Proteins found in one Nerophis lumbriciformis linkage group LG27, RoL_Nlum_v2.1, whole genome shotgun sequence genomic segment:
- the nsmce1 gene encoding non-structural maintenance of chromosomes element 1 homolog, translating into MASQMDDSHRRFLQSLMRSAIIDEQTAKKLHRHCCRVHATRYAADQLDDYLDTINSHLQPMFMQIRKGMCEESGVQHYALVNMTETDVTRMTSDYADHELELFRKIMDLIVDADFGTASSTEILNCALTLSKKPKKKDTEQLLNRLVHDSWLTERQGEYCLSTKCIIEMDSYIRTMYQDQVKQCHICRNIAFQCQICENPICGIKIHNPCVARFFRGATEPRCPACEDFWPHEIPQIEERPANEDL; encoded by the exons ATGGCATCGCAGATGGACGACAGCCATAGAAGGTTCCTGCAGTCCCTGATGCGCAGTGCTATTATTGACGAGCAAACTGCAAAGAAACTCCATCGCCATTGTTGTAGAGTACACGCTA CACGTTATGCCGCCGACCAACTCGATGACTATTTAGACACCATCAACTCTCATCTGCAGCCGATGTTCATGCAGATTCGAAAAGGCATGTGCGAGGAAAGCGGCGTGCAGCACTACGCCTTG GTTAACATGACTGAGACAGACGTCACCAGAATGACATCCGATTACGCCGACCATGAGTTGGAGCTCTTCAGGAAAATT ATGGATCTGATTGTGGACGCTGACTTTGGCACGGCATCCTCCACGGAAATTTTGAATTGTGCCCTCACACTGAGCAAAAAGCCGAAGAAGAAAGACACAGAACAGCTGCTGAATCGACTCGTGCATGACAGTTGGCTCACGGAG AGACAGGGTGAATACTGCTTGTCCACCAAATGTATTATTGAGATGGACTCATACATTCGCACCATGTATCAGGATCAGGTCAAACAGTGTCACATCTGTCGCAACATCGCCTTCCAG TGTCAAATCTGTGAGAATCCAATATGTGGAATAAAAATACACAACCCATGTGTGGCCAGATTCTTTAGAGGAGCAACAGAGCCTCGGTGCCCCGCCTGTGAGGATTTTTGGCCGCATGAGATCCCCC AAATTGAGGAACGTCCAGCCAATGAAGACCTGTGA